In the genome of Bradyrhizobium sp. CIAT3101, one region contains:
- a CDS encoding SMP-30/gluconolactonase/LRE family protein — MAITSGRNFWCLCSSILLAVATPLVAAETKLFESVQVTPASEYTFGIEGPAADLDGNLFVVNFGKPGTIGRLPAGGTASEAFTTLPEGSVGNAIRFDRNGTMFIADYKKHNIFAISKGSSEPVVWFHSDEMNQPNDITIARDGTIYASDPNWKGREGHVWRIAKAADGTVQGQVMSAPRAMGTTNGIDLSPDGSTLYVGESNNGQIWSYAIRGNELTDAKPVKAFQPDTIDGLRTDVAGRLYVARILKGTIALMKPNGAVEREIALKGKEPTNLAFGGSDGKTIFVTQRQGGFIESFRADHEGREHCLQRGRC; from the coding sequence ATGGCTATTACATCCGGCAGGAATTTCTGGTGCCTGTGCAGTAGCATCCTGCTCGCCGTCGCCACGCCGCTCGTCGCAGCCGAGACGAAGCTGTTCGAAAGCGTGCAGGTGACGCCGGCCAGCGAATACACGTTCGGCATCGAAGGGCCTGCCGCCGATCTCGATGGCAACCTCTTCGTCGTCAATTTCGGCAAGCCCGGCACCATCGGCCGATTGCCCGCAGGTGGTACGGCTTCGGAGGCCTTCACGACGCTTCCCGAGGGCAGCGTCGGCAACGCCATCCGCTTCGATCGCAACGGCACGATGTTCATCGCCGACTACAAGAAGCACAACATCTTCGCGATCTCCAAGGGTAGCTCCGAGCCCGTCGTCTGGTTTCACTCCGACGAGATGAACCAGCCCAACGACATCACCATCGCCCGCGACGGCACGATCTATGCGAGCGATCCGAACTGGAAGGGCCGGGAAGGCCACGTCTGGCGCATTGCGAAAGCCGCCGATGGCACGGTGCAGGGACAGGTCATGTCGGCTCCGCGCGCGATGGGCACCACCAACGGCATCGATCTCAGCCCCGACGGCAGCACGCTCTATGTCGGCGAGTCCAACAATGGCCAGATCTGGTCATACGCGATCCGCGGCAATGAGCTCACCGACGCAAAGCCCGTCAAGGCATTCCAGCCCGACACCATCGATGGCCTGCGCACCGATGTCGCCGGCCGCCTCTACGTCGCGCGCATTCTCAAGGGGACGATCGCGCTGATGAAGCCCAATGGCGCGGTCGAGCGCGAGATCGCGCTGAAGGGCAAAGAGCCGACCAATCTCGCCTTCGGCGGTAGCGACGGCAAGACAATCTTCGTCACCCAACGCCAGGGCGGCTTTATCGAATCCTTCCGCGCCGACCACGAGGGTCGCGAGCACTGCCTTCAGCGCGGACGCTGCTGA
- a CDS encoding PQQ-dependent sugar dehydrogenase, protein MNHLTFQVGRRSLCVGVFAFAAVLLGFASLAASDSVRKSGYAVGPETCGSGDLAFPRVQIDMKAGFCAGLVASEEDHLKFPRSIIQLPGRDLFVVADMGGWGHTDGRLLLLDPHAAGGQRFKELLTGVEYPFGLVIGPDKKLYASTAETIFRFDPLAGNPRGTVETVIRHMPGRRITLPDGTKLDESAHPLKQFVFDRNGRLFVNVGAHSDDCITPAPITRPCAAAEGASAMAAIWLFTPPSGGVFPALKPNDPDPAHTIYARGLRNSMALALHPNFPDAGYAFLQGENGRDLPDIFKPNEEINAIEQGRHYGWPYCFDLSTPSPEFRLVLQSGVYKSLCTANALYKQPFSLMPPHGAPLAMLYYHGAKFPELEGKLLVGLHGYRPTGSRVLIYDVDDHGFPKPAPAPVRYHVSCAADPTHNFQTDAGDVAAAPFEELIAGWHRVNGARPQGAPVGMTVAEDGAIWLVEDKNQTIIRIDRAAGEPPPPLPCDTRSQALIDQLAAFVAKDAQNKIRLTTLRKNLVEKHCVGCHSDFGLKAGQSDADKDATVLRFMLSQDGWIYPGDPQSGKLRTRLRGIGAEKLMPPGGENLPKTEPGYAALLTTADLLVAKMVPGTRMLVKLGLPQRKFFSKTNKECGEIPAAKVVVVTQRNAVDKPGFSRFFRPADPYLNGECSDDDGYYIRQEFLVPVQ, encoded by the coding sequence GTGAATCATCTCACATTTCAGGTTGGACGCCGAAGCTTGTGCGTGGGTGTCTTCGCCTTCGCGGCGGTCCTGCTCGGCTTTGCCTCGCTGGCTGCGTCCGATTCCGTGAGGAAAAGCGGCTACGCGGTGGGACCGGAGACCTGCGGCAGCGGCGATCTCGCCTTTCCCAGGGTCCAGATCGACATGAAGGCCGGCTTTTGCGCCGGCCTCGTCGCCAGCGAAGAGGATCATCTGAAATTTCCGCGGTCGATCATCCAGCTGCCAGGTCGTGACCTGTTCGTGGTCGCCGACATGGGCGGCTGGGGCCATACCGATGGCCGGCTGCTGCTGCTCGATCCCCACGCCGCCGGCGGCCAGCGGTTCAAGGAGCTCCTGACCGGGGTCGAATATCCGTTCGGCCTGGTGATCGGTCCGGACAAGAAGCTCTACGCCTCGACCGCGGAGACCATCTTCCGCTTCGATCCGCTCGCGGGCAACCCGCGCGGTACGGTCGAGACCGTCATCCGTCACATGCCGGGCCGCCGCATCACGCTGCCGGATGGGACGAAGCTCGACGAGTCCGCGCATCCGCTCAAGCAGTTCGTGTTCGATCGCAACGGGCGGCTCTTCGTCAATGTCGGCGCCCACAGCGACGATTGCATCACGCCGGCGCCGATCACGAGGCCTTGCGCGGCAGCAGAAGGTGCTTCCGCCATGGCCGCGATCTGGCTGTTCACGCCGCCTTCAGGCGGTGTCTTCCCGGCGTTGAAGCCGAATGATCCCGATCCCGCTCACACGATCTACGCGCGGGGCCTGCGCAACTCGATGGCGCTGGCGCTGCACCCGAACTTTCCCGATGCCGGTTACGCGTTCCTGCAAGGCGAGAACGGCCGCGATCTGCCCGATATCTTCAAGCCGAACGAGGAGATCAACGCGATCGAGCAGGGCAGGCATTATGGCTGGCCCTATTGTTTTGATCTCTCGACGCCGAGTCCCGAGTTCAGGCTCGTGCTGCAATCCGGCGTCTATAAATCCCTTTGCACGGCGAACGCGCTTTACAAGCAGCCGTTCTCGCTCATGCCCCCACACGGCGCGCCGCTCGCGATGCTGTATTATCACGGCGCCAAATTTCCGGAGCTGGAAGGCAAGCTGCTGGTTGGCCTGCACGGCTATCGCCCGACCGGCAGCCGCGTGCTGATCTACGACGTCGACGACCATGGTTTTCCAAAACCCGCGCCGGCGCCGGTGCGCTACCATGTCAGCTGTGCCGCCGATCCGACCCATAACTTTCAGACCGACGCGGGAGATGTGGCTGCGGCGCCGTTCGAGGAGTTGATCGCCGGCTGGCATCGCGTCAATGGTGCGCGCCCGCAAGGCGCGCCGGTCGGCATGACGGTCGCGGAGGATGGTGCGATCTGGCTGGTCGAGGACAAGAATCAGACGATCATCCGCATAGACCGCGCTGCGGGCGAACCACCGCCGCCGCTGCCCTGCGACACGCGCAGCCAGGCTCTGATCGACCAGCTCGCCGCGTTCGTCGCCAAGGATGCGCAAAACAAGATCCGGCTCACCACGCTGCGCAAGAACCTCGTCGAAAAGCATTGCGTCGGCTGCCACTCCGATTTCGGTCTGAAGGCGGGGCAGTCGGATGCCGACAAGGATGCGACCGTGCTCCGTTTCATGCTGTCGCAGGATGGCTGGATCTATCCGGGCGATCCGCAGTCCGGCAAGCTGCGGACGCGGCTGCGCGGCATTGGCGCGGAGAAGCTGATGCCGCCGGGCGGCGAGAACCTGCCGAAGACTGAGCCCGGTTATGCGGCTCTGCTCACGACCGCGGATCTGCTCGTCGCGAAAATGGTTCCGGGAACGCGGATGCTCGTCAAGTTGGGCTTGCCGCAGCGCAAATTCTTTAGCAAGACGAACAAGGAATGCGGCGAAATACCGGCCGCCAAGGTCGTTGTCGTGACACAAAGGAACGCTGTAGACAAACCGGGCTTCAGCCGATTCTTCCGGCCGGCCGATCCTTACTTGAATGGCGAATGCAGCGACGACGATGGCTATTACATCCGGCAGGAATTTCTGGTGCCTGTGCAGTAG
- a CDS encoding Crp/Fnr family transcriptional regulator yields the protein MTILKEAAATAPAAFAERQHAGARFDWPGREKPRRSRITRTKSTSSALFMSETIDGLNAGAHFLDRLSASEQARVHAAGRTITVPQGEMVFSQGDGHDGIFIIRRGQVRVYYTAPSGREITLAYWTPGHFIGGPEISGGGVHMWSGIAIDACEITTLSGPALEKLLTGMPQFALALIDGLIAKGKCYSSMAQILGTRSVIERLAQFLLTLSELHGIADADTIVINRKITHDQIAAMVGSTRQWVTMMLKRFQNRRIIAIEGSTIRIMRMDLLEQILFKD from the coding sequence ATGACCATTCTCAAGGAAGCTGCCGCAACCGCGCCTGCCGCTTTCGCCGAACGGCAACATGCAGGTGCGCGGTTCGACTGGCCTGGCCGCGAGAAGCCGCGGCGGTCCCGCATCACGCGCACGAAGAGCACGAGCTCGGCGCTGTTCATGAGCGAGACGATCGACGGCTTGAATGCCGGCGCGCATTTCCTTGATCGCCTGTCGGCGTCGGAACAGGCGCGCGTGCACGCAGCCGGCCGCACGATCACGGTGCCACAGGGCGAGATGGTGTTCAGCCAGGGTGACGGCCATGACGGCATCTTCATCATCCGCCGCGGCCAGGTGCGGGTCTACTATACGGCACCGTCGGGTCGTGAGATCACACTCGCCTATTGGACGCCGGGACATTTCATCGGCGGTCCGGAGATCTCCGGCGGCGGCGTCCACATGTGGTCCGGCATCGCCATCGACGCCTGCGAGATCACAACGCTCTCCGGCCCGGCGCTCGAGAAGCTCCTGACCGGCATGCCGCAATTCGCGCTGGCGCTGATCGACGGCCTCATCGCCAAGGGCAAATGCTATTCCTCAATGGCGCAAATCCTCGGCACGCGATCGGTGATCGAGCGGCTGGCGCAGTTCCTGCTCACTTTGTCGGAGCTGCACGGCATTGCCGACGCCGACACCATCGTCATCAACCGCAAGATCACCCATGACCAGATCGCGGCCATGGTCGGCTCGACGCGGCAATGGGTTACGATGATGCTCAAGCGCTTCCAGAACCGCCGCATCATCGCCATCGAGGGCAGCACCATCCGGATCATGCGGATGGATTTGCTGGAGCAGATCCTGTTCAAGGACTAG
- a CDS encoding ABC transporter ATP-binding protein, producing MNIRVADIGTQNVGRIDFADVSISLGVGSDAFEAVSGLDVSVSPGELVCILGPSGCGKSTLLGALAGHLPITAGRLTVDGQKVVGPSPDRGMVFQQHTLFPWKRVRDNVAFGPKMRGIARAERDRAADAILDLVGLSGFEAFYPAQLSGGMQQRVEIARVLINQPRVLLMDEPFSALDAQTRGMMQEVLLEIWGKIPTTTVFVTHDIDEALFLADRIVVMSARPGRVIEDIVLPFARPRSQDLVTEPEFVRLKRHVMQLLRRPEGREPLARLSPLGVPS from the coding sequence ATGAACATTCGGGTCGCGGATATCGGCACGCAAAACGTCGGCCGTATCGACTTCGCCGATGTCTCGATTTCGCTCGGAGTGGGGAGCGATGCGTTCGAGGCGGTGAGCGGGCTCGATGTCTCGGTCTCGCCGGGTGAACTCGTCTGCATTCTCGGCCCGTCCGGCTGCGGCAAGTCCACGCTGCTGGGTGCGCTGGCCGGACATCTGCCGATCACGGCGGGCCGGCTCACAGTCGACGGACAGAAGGTCGTGGGACCGAGCCCGGACCGCGGCATGGTGTTTCAGCAGCACACATTGTTTCCGTGGAAACGGGTGCGGGACAACGTGGCCTTCGGCCCGAAGATGCGCGGCATCGCCCGCGCCGAGCGCGACCGCGCGGCGGATGCGATCCTGGATCTTGTCGGCCTATCCGGCTTCGAGGCGTTTTATCCGGCGCAGCTGTCGGGGGGCATGCAGCAGCGCGTCGAGATCGCGCGGGTTCTTATCAACCAGCCGCGGGTGCTGCTGATGGACGAGCCCTTCAGCGCGCTCGACGCGCAGACGCGCGGCATGATGCAGGAGGTCCTGCTCGAAATCTGGGGCAAGATCCCGACGACCACGGTGTTCGTCACCCACGACATCGACGAGGCACTGTTCCTTGCCGACCGCATCGTCGTGATGAGTGCAAGACCAGGCCGGGTGATCGAGGATATCGTGCTGCCGTTTGCGCGGCCGCGAAGCCAGGATCTCGTCACCGAACCCGAGTTCGTTCGGCTGAAGCGTCATGTCATGCAGCTTCTGCGGCGGCCGGAAGGCCGCGAGCCACTGGCGCGACTGAGCCCGCTCGGCGTGCCGAGCTAG
- a CDS encoding ABC transporter permease — translation MAIASRTRSAGIRWVVRGLSILACIALWQAASVTHLNLGIVTFRNVPPPVEVVESAAALSRSPKLAAHITSSLGRVFAGYGAAVVIGVILGFAIGRSRAASDLLLPPLELLRPIPAVAWIPLSILIFPSSELSMIYITFIGALFPIVLNTVHGVANVDRRLVASARSLGAGELAILKEVVLPDAAPSIVTGLAIGMGTSWFCLVTAEMISGQFGIGYYTWEAYTLQNYADIIVGMLIIGLLGMGSSWLLTTAGRLAMPWRSPKVAR, via the coding sequence ATGGCGATCGCTTCGCGGACGCGGTCTGCGGGCATCCGATGGGTGGTCCGCGGCCTTTCCATCCTGGCCTGCATCGCGCTGTGGCAGGCCGCATCGGTGACGCATCTCAATCTGGGGATCGTCACCTTCCGCAACGTGCCGCCGCCGGTCGAGGTGGTCGAATCCGCTGCCGCGCTGTCTCGTTCGCCGAAGCTGGCGGCGCACATCACCAGCAGCCTCGGGCGTGTGTTCGCGGGCTACGGGGCGGCGGTGGTGATTGGCGTGATCCTCGGCTTTGCGATCGGCCGGTCGCGCGCCGCGAGTGACCTCCTGCTGCCGCCGCTGGAATTGCTGCGGCCGATTCCGGCGGTGGCGTGGATACCGCTGTCGATCCTGATCTTTCCGTCCTCCGAACTCTCGATGATCTACATCACCTTTATCGGCGCCCTGTTTCCGATCGTGCTCAACACTGTCCACGGTGTTGCCAATGTCGACCGCCGGCTGGTCGCGTCCGCGCGCAGCCTGGGCGCGGGAGAGTTGGCAATCCTGAAGGAGGTGGTGCTGCCGGATGCCGCGCCCAGCATCGTCACCGGGCTTGCGATCGGGATGGGCACCTCGTGGTTCTGCCTTGTCACCGCCGAGATGATCTCGGGCCAGTTCGGCATCGGCTATTACACCTGGGAGGCCTACACGCTCCAGAATTATGCCGACATCATCGTGGGCATGCTGATCATCGGCTTGCTCGGGATGGGCTCCAGCTGGCTGTTGACGACGGCCGGACGGCTCGCGATGCCCTGGCGCAGTCCGAAGGTGGCGCGATGA
- a CDS encoding histone deacetylase family protein: MKAVHTELHRSHDPQFFLVRGVVKRTTEQPERADRLLKGLKDGKHQLVEPTTFGQGPRARIHSPEYLSFLSEAWDAWTALGDSGPEMIGNIHPVRHAATYPTHIVGKLGWHTADTAAPIGPGTWAAACAATDVAVTAAQMVMDGEDATYALCRPPGHHAYRDMAGGFCFLNNSAIAAAHLRLKHERVVILDVDVHHGNGTQGIFYDRPDVYTISIHADPTAYYPFVWGYAHERGEGPGLGTNLNIPLAIGTGDDGYIQAMDLARKAIESFAPGALVIALGLDASEHDPLKGLAVTTPGFRRIGQAIAKLGLPTVFVQEGGYLSDILGANLTSVLAGFEEAR, from the coding sequence GTGAAAGCCGTCCATACCGAACTGCACCGCAGCCACGATCCGCAATTCTTCCTGGTCCGCGGCGTCGTCAAGCGCACCACCGAGCAGCCCGAGCGCGCTGACCGCCTGCTCAAGGGCCTGAAGGACGGCAAGCATCAACTGGTCGAGCCGACGACATTCGGCCAGGGTCCGCGCGCGCGCATTCACAGCCCGGAATATCTGTCGTTCCTGAGTGAGGCCTGGGATGCCTGGACGGCGCTCGGCGATTCCGGCCCGGAGATGATCGGCAACATCCATCCCGTGCGCCATGCCGCGACCTATCCGACCCATATCGTCGGCAAGCTGGGCTGGCACACCGCCGATACCGCCGCGCCGATCGGCCCGGGCACCTGGGCCGCGGCCTGCGCCGCGACGGACGTCGCGGTCACCGCCGCGCAAATGGTGATGGACGGCGAGGATGCGACCTACGCGCTGTGCCGTCCGCCCGGCCATCACGCCTATCGCGACATGGCCGGCGGCTTCTGCTTCCTCAACAACAGCGCGATTGCCGCGGCACATCTGCGGCTCAAGCATGAGCGCGTCGTCATCCTCGACGTGGACGTGCATCACGGCAACGGCACGCAAGGCATCTTCTACGACCGGCCGGACGTCTACACGATCTCGATCCACGCCGATCCGACCGCGTACTATCCCTTCGTGTGGGGCTATGCGCATGAGCGCGGCGAGGGTCCCGGTCTCGGCACCAATCTCAACATTCCGTTGGCGATCGGCACAGGCGACGACGGCTACATCCAGGCGATGGATCTCGCGCGCAAGGCGATCGAATCCTTTGCGCCCGGCGCCCTCGTCATCGCGCTCGGCCTCGATGCCTCCGAGCACGATCCGCTGAAGGGCCTCGCCGTCACCACGCCCGGCTTCCGCCGCATCGGCCAGGCCATCGCGAAGCTGGGCCTGCCGACCGTGTTCGTGCAGGAAGGCGGCTATCTCTCGGATATCCTCGGAGCCAACCTGACCTCGGTGCTGGCGGGATTCGAAGAGGCGCGGTGA
- a CDS encoding ABC transporter substrate-binding protein — MVMTVAMFGPSQAETIRVAVGTQDTTINCATGGLLIRELKLLEKFLPHDGKYKDVTYDIQWKNFTSGAPLTNEMVAGKLDFGAMADFPGSLNGVAFQKAGRRSLFISVLSGSTKGSGNGIVVPSSSPVQSLDELKGKTISVPFASTSHGMLLRAIEAKGWNPETDVNIITQAPEVAGPALQANKIEAHADFVPFAELFPWRGFARKIFDGAQANAPTFHGSLVDAEYAEKYPEIVIAYLRAAIEADRLIAEEPEKYSELIAKVTGIEAEVDYLFHGPLGLQTRDITWKPEYRQAVATSIKTLKLLKRADSDLDINQFVTDKYIRVAAAQAGRDYDAGLKNYAQLPLRAKDAATGTEISDFSRVAQIWVKDEPRVRHYASPENALKALAGLEKDGKAIRVVYAQDRESGIKLFANQAWFVRSQSGELSAFLLKDGAERWSKQHGGTVLDFAAARESLGASR; from the coding sequence ATGGTCATGACCGTCGCGATGTTCGGACCGTCGCAGGCGGAGACGATCCGGGTTGCGGTCGGGACGCAGGATACGACCATCAATTGCGCGACCGGCGGGCTGCTCATCCGCGAGCTCAAGCTGCTGGAAAAATTCCTGCCCCATGACGGCAAGTACAAGGATGTGACCTACGACATCCAGTGGAAGAACTTTACCAGCGGCGCGCCGCTCACCAACGAGATGGTCGCCGGCAAGCTCGATTTCGGCGCGATGGCGGATTTTCCGGGCTCGCTGAATGGCGTCGCGTTCCAGAAGGCAGGGCGTCGCAGCCTCTTCATCAGCGTGCTGTCCGGCAGCACCAAGGGCAGCGGCAACGGCATCGTGGTGCCGTCGAGTTCGCCGGTGCAGTCGCTCGACGAGCTCAAGGGCAAAACCATCTCCGTTCCCTTTGCCTCGACCTCGCACGGCATGCTGCTCCGCGCCATCGAGGCCAAGGGCTGGAATCCCGAGACCGACGTCAACATCATCACGCAGGCGCCGGAAGTTGCCGGCCCGGCCTTGCAGGCCAACAAGATCGAGGCGCATGCCGACTTCGTTCCGTTCGCCGAGCTGTTTCCCTGGCGCGGCTTCGCGCGCAAGATCTTTGACGGCGCGCAGGCCAACGCCCCGACGTTCCATGGTTCACTGGTCGACGCCGAATATGCCGAGAAATATCCGGAGATCGTCATCGCCTATTTGCGCGCGGCAATCGAGGCGGATCGCCTGATCGCGGAGGAGCCGGAGAAATACAGCGAATTGATCGCGAAGGTGACCGGCATCGAGGCCGAGGTCGATTATCTCTTTCACGGACCGCTCGGGCTTCAGACCCGCGACATCACCTGGAAGCCGGAATATCGCCAGGCCGTTGCGACCTCGATCAAGACGTTGAAGCTGCTCAAGCGCGCGGACAGCGATCTCGATATCAACCAGTTCGTTACCGACAAGTACATTCGCGTTGCGGCCGCGCAGGCCGGCCGCGATTACGACGCCGGGTTGAAAAATTATGCGCAGCTTCCGCTTCGCGCCAAGGACGCGGCGACGGGCACCGAGATCAGCGACTTCAGCCGCGTCGCACAGATCTGGGTCAAGGATGAGCCGCGCGTGCGCCACTACGCCTCGCCCGAGAACGCGCTGAAGGCGCTCGCCGGACTCGAGAAGGACGGCAAGGCCATCCGCGTCGTCTATGCACAGGATCGCGAAAGCGGCATCAAGCTGTTCGCAAACCAGGCGTGGTTCGTGCGATCCCAAAGCGGTGAGCTGAGTGCGTTCCTGCTCAAGGACGGGGCCGAGCGCTGGTCGAAGCAGCATGGCGGGACGGTGCTCGATTTCGCCGCTGCGCGCGAATCCCTCGGCGCGAGCCGGTAA
- a CDS encoding enoyl-CoA hydratase-related protein, with protein sequence MAGVKQARDGAVGILTLDEPASLNAMTPDLLGALAAAVVEMSGDEEVRTLVLTGTGRGFCSGQNLKAAGALGDDLAAGVMRFYWPAFKALRECRVPVVVAVNGVAAGGGFSLAMAGDMIVAARSASFIQVFSRIALVPDLGSTWLLPRLIGRQRALELMLLNEPLTAERAQEIGLVRQVVDDAKLMEEALTLARRLADGPTRALVATRALVEESEHTSYEAQFRREIELQATIRTSADAVEGRKAFVEKRKAKFTGR encoded by the coding sequence ATGGCAGGTGTGAAACAGGCGCGGGATGGGGCCGTCGGGATCTTGACGCTCGACGAGCCGGCAAGCCTGAACGCAATGACGCCGGACCTGCTCGGCGCGCTTGCCGCCGCCGTCGTCGAGATGAGTGGGGATGAGGAGGTCCGTACGCTGGTCCTCACCGGCACTGGGCGTGGTTTTTGCTCAGGACAGAATTTGAAGGCGGCCGGAGCGCTGGGCGATGACCTCGCAGCCGGCGTGATGCGCTTCTACTGGCCCGCCTTCAAGGCGCTGCGCGAATGCCGCGTGCCTGTCGTCGTTGCCGTCAACGGTGTCGCAGCCGGCGGCGGCTTCAGTCTGGCGATGGCCGGCGACATGATTGTTGCGGCGCGCTCAGCTAGTTTTATTCAAGTCTTCAGCCGTATCGCGCTGGTGCCTGATCTCGGCTCGACCTGGCTGCTGCCTAGGCTGATCGGCCGCCAGCGCGCGCTCGAGCTGATGCTCTTGAACGAGCCGCTCACGGCCGAGCGTGCCCAGGAGATCGGCCTGGTGCGGCAGGTCGTCGACGACGCGAAGCTGATGGAGGAGGCGTTGACGCTGGCGCGCCGTCTCGCCGATGGCCCGACCCGCGCGCTGGTCGCGACCCGCGCCCTGGTCGAGGAGAGCGAGCACACCAGCTACGAGGCGCAATTCCGCCGCGAGATCGAGCTTCAAGCCACGATCCGCACAAGCGCCGACGCCGTCGAAGGCCGCAAGGCCTTCGTCGAGAAGCGCAAGGCGAAGTTCACGGGGAGGTGA
- a CDS encoding 4'-phosphopantetheinyl transferase superfamily protein codes for MADDEIELFVGLIESIDTPGAVAACRRLLSVDERIRADRFMFERHQRQYIFAHAMLRMALSHAAPEVEPTDWSFSTGRYGRPFVAAPATSTALHFSLSHADGCVACVVSKHETVGVDVETVSRRVAPLSTALRFFAPEEVETLRTLPEPAAIERFFDYWTLKEAYLKARGFGLNLPLDAFAMQVSREAIEISFKPDISDDPAGWRFSLCSPSPSHRLAIADGSRAAGGLRITRNAWPLQEAAE; via the coding sequence ATGGCAGACGACGAAATCGAACTGTTTGTCGGACTGATCGAGAGCATCGACACGCCGGGCGCGGTTGCAGCGTGCCGGCGGCTGCTCTCGGTCGACGAACGGATCCGCGCCGACCGCTTCATGTTCGAGCGGCATCAGCGGCAATACATCTTCGCGCACGCGATGTTGCGCATGGCGCTCTCGCACGCGGCCCCCGAGGTCGAACCAACCGACTGGTCGTTTTCGACCGGCCGTTACGGGCGGCCCTTTGTCGCGGCGCCTGCGACTTCGACGGCCCTGCATTTCAGCCTGTCCCATGCCGACGGCTGCGTGGCTTGCGTCGTGTCGAAGCACGAGACCGTCGGCGTCGACGTCGAGACGGTGTCGCGGCGCGTCGCGCCGCTCTCCACCGCGCTTCGCTTCTTTGCGCCGGAAGAGGTCGAGACGCTGCGCACCCTGCCGGAGCCGGCCGCGATCGAGCGCTTCTTCGACTATTGGACGCTGAAGGAAGCTTATCTGAAAGCCAGGGGTTTTGGACTCAATTTGCCGCTCGACGCGTTCGCGATGCAGGTGTCGCGGGAGGCGATCGAGATCAGCTTCAAGCCCGATATCTCCGACGATCCCGCAGGCTGGCGCTTCTCTCTGTGCTCGCCCTCGCCCTCGCATCGCCTGGCGATTGCCGACGGATCGCGCGCGGCCGGCGGCCTTCGCATCACCCGCAACGCCTGGCCGCTCCAGGAAGCGGCGGAATAA
- a CDS encoding LLM class flavin-dependent oxidoreductase, which produces MMPARLRVFPAISRNRDPQKYVGELMRVAEFADRNGFEGILLFEGNDVFVEPWAMAQHILAATTRSSPLIAVNPVYMHPFTAAKFVSSFAQLYGRKIYLNMITGTAISDLQGLGDEQSHADRYVRLGEFVALMRQLLVSPRPVNVDGRFYRASNLQLRPRLPAELMPEFLIAGQSDAAQRVAAETGCIKMQMLPPDLDHGLNAPGMNFGIFARDSREEARQAAKARFRDNPDDRELLALTVENSDSVWKRRLYEGQNGELQDNGYWLLPYLTFQADCPYLVGSYAEIGVKLKEFAAKGLTTIMLDTVADETEMQHVCKALSASGLF; this is translated from the coding sequence ATAATGCCGGCGCGGCTGCGCGTCTTTCCCGCGATTTCGCGCAACCGCGATCCCCAAAAATATGTCGGCGAGTTGATGCGGGTGGCCGAGTTCGCCGACCGCAATGGCTTTGAAGGCATCCTGCTGTTCGAGGGCAATGACGTCTTCGTCGAGCCCTGGGCCATGGCCCAGCACATCCTGGCCGCGACCACGCGATCTTCGCCGCTGATCGCGGTCAATCCGGTCTACATGCACCCGTTCACGGCGGCGAAGTTCGTGTCGTCCTTTGCGCAGCTCTACGGCCGCAAGATCTATCTCAACATGATCACGGGCACCGCGATCAGCGATTTGCAGGGGTTGGGCGACGAGCAGTCGCATGCCGACCGCTACGTCCGGCTCGGCGAGTTCGTCGCGCTGATGCGCCAGTTGCTCGTGAGCCCACGCCCGGTCAATGTCGATGGCCGATTCTATCGTGCCAGCAATTTGCAATTGCGCCCGCGCCTGCCGGCCGAGCTGATGCCGGAATTCTTGATCGCGGGGCAATCGGATGCGGCACAGCGCGTTGCCGCGGAGACCGGCTGCATCAAGATGCAGATGCTGCCGCCCGACCTCGATCACGGTCTCAACGCCCCCGGCATGAATTTCGGCATCTTCGCGCGCGACAGCAGAGAGGAAGCGCGGCAGGCGGCGAAGGCCCGCTTCCGCGACAACCCTGATGACCGCGAGCTGCTCGCGCTCACGGTGGAGAACTCCGATTCCGTGTGGAAGCGGCGCTTGTATGAGGGCCAGAACGGCGAGCTCCAGGACAACGGCTATTGGCTGCTGCCCTACCTCACCTTCCAGGCCGACTGCCCCTATCTCGTCGGCAGCTATGCCGAGATCGGCGTGAAGCTGAAGGAATTTGCCGCAAAGGGCCTGACCACGATCATGCTCGACACGGTCGCGGACGAGACCGAGATGCAGCACGTCTGCAAGGCGCTCAGCGCAAGTGGATTGTTCTAG